In Capsicum annuum cultivar UCD-10X-F1 chromosome 11, UCD10Xv1.1, whole genome shotgun sequence, one genomic interval encodes:
- the LOC107847846 gene encoding protein RDM16 isoform X2: MRKELAEKLKKIPALNKNKGPSFTGEELPQVGPKERLQPSANAGIFPTPVASSDAGVLPTPGSAPGTSILATAASTNQPPSGLPHLVGLTAQKYEAVKRAQELAAKMGFRQDPEFAPLINMFPGQMAPEATLQSKPAKAPVLRLDALGREIDEQGNIVNMPKPSSTLKVNINKKKQEAFQILKPEFEVDPEKNPHFDPAMGIDKNKILRPKRMTFQFVEEGKWSRDAEIIKLKSQFGEARERELKAKQAQLTKAKAEPDINPNLIEVSERVITKEKQKEPIPEVEWWDAPLLRTGTYGDVVDGIVTNEQLKFEKITIYVEHPRPIEPPAEPTPPPPQPLKLTKKEQKKLRTQRRLAREKERQEMIRQGLVEPPKPKVKMSNLMKVLGSEATQDPTKLEMEIRSAAAEREQAHVDRNIARKLTPDERREKKERKLFDDPNIAPETIVSVYKINDLSHPQTRFKVDVNAQENHLTGCAVISEGISVVVVEGGKKSIKRYGKLMLRRIDWAAASKKEDDEGEGEDEDDDKPLNKCVLVWQGSVAKSSFNRFFVHDCRTEAAARKVFADAGVPHYWDLAENFKDDEF, from the exons ATGCGAAAGGAGTTGGCTGAGAAGCTTAAGAAGATACCTGCA TTGAACAAGAACAAGGGTCCCAGCTTTACTGGAGAGGAACTTCCACAGGTGGGACCCAAGGAGAGGCTTCAACCTTCGGCTAATGCAGGAATTTTTCCCACTCCAGTTGCATCTTCGGATGCAGGGGTATTGCCAACTCCTGGTTCAGCACCAGGCACATCAATTTTGGCTACTGCAGCTTCTACAAATCAACCACCCAGTGGTTTGCCTCATCTTGTGGGGCTGACAGCACAAAAATATGAAGCGGTAAAACGTGCACAGGAGCTTGCTGCTAAAATGGGATTCCGGCAGGACCCAGAGTTTGCTCCACTCATAAACATGTTTCCTGGGCAAATGGCACCAGAGGCTACCCTTCAGTCAAAACCTGCAAAAGCCCCTGTTCTTCGATTGGATGCCCTAGGCAGGGAAATCGATGAACAGGGAAATATTGTCAATATGCCTAAGCCATCTAGCACCCTTAAG GTGAACATCaataaaaagaaacaagaagCATTTCAAATTCTCAAACCTGAATTTGAGGTTGATCCTGAGAAAAATCCTCATTTTGATCCAGCCATGGGCATTGACAAGAACAAAATTTTGAGGCCCAAGAGGATGACGTTTCAGTTTGTGGAGGAAGGCAAATGGTCCAGAGATGCAGAAATAATCAAGTTAAAG AGCCAATTTGGTGAAGCAAGAGAAAGAGAGCTAAAGGCAAAGCAAGCACAGTTGACCAAGGCTAAAGCAGAGCCTGACATAAATCCGAATCTCATTGAGGTATCGGAAAGGGTTATCACCAAGGAAAAACAGAAGGAACCTATTCCTGAAGTTGAGTGGTG GGATGCTCCTTTGTTACGAACTGGTACTTATGGGGATGTAGTTGATGGCATCGTAACCAACGAACAGTTGAAGTTTGAAAAGATCACCATATATGTTGAACACCCTCGCCCTATTGAGCCTCCCGCTGAACCAACTCCACCTCCTCCCCAACCATTGAAACTAACCAAGAAGGAGCAAAAGAAACTTCGAACCCAGCGAAGACTGGCAAGGGAGAAAGAAAGACAAGAAATGATACGACAAGGCCTGGTAGAACCACCAAAGCCGAAAGTTAAAATGAGCAATCTAATGAAAGTTCTTGGCTCAGAAGCTACACAGGATCCTACAAAGCTTGAAATGGAGATTAGAAGTGCTGCTGCTGAGCGTGAGCAGGCTCATGTAGACAGGAATATTGCTCGTAAGCTTACTCCTGATGAGCGTCGTGAGAAAAAAGAGAGGAAACTTTTTGATGACCCAAACATCGCTCCGGAGACTATTGTTTCTGTATACAAAATTAATGACCTCTCCCACCCCCAAACTCGCTTCAAAGTTGATGTTAATGCTCAGGAGAACCACTTGACCGGGTGTGCAGTCATCTCAGAAGGTattagtgttgttgttgttgaaggtgGGAAAAAATCAATCAAGCGATATGGGAAACTTATGCTTCGGAGAATCGATTGGGCAGCTGCCAGCAAGAAAGAAGACGATGAAGGTGAAGGTGAAGATGAAGACGATGATAAGCCTCTCAACAAGTGTGTGTTGGTCTGGCAAGGGAGCGTTGCTAAGTCGAGCTTCAACAGGTTTTTTGTTCATGACTGCAGAACTGAGGCTGCTGCTCGTAAAGTTTTCGCTGACGCTGGGGTTCCTCATTACTGGGATCTCGCTGAAAACTTCAAAGATGACGAATTTTAA
- the LOC107846087 gene encoding putative late blight resistance protein homolog R1B-16 isoform X1: protein MAYTEVTSLMQTLQSLIQLHPCPIKPKGRKKIECLLQKVSLLQGFFDGNGKDNVAIKYLEGIIRDVSCKAEDLVEEIMFEYSSSSSLKKVGFKFLGNNRKINLIEAAISRVYDDISATKVGSTPGSSCYRGSHDDIEQPLSSKKDVVVGLDDDFLSIADKLTGYPSKLDVVVIIGMGGIGKTTLAKRIYHDKLIEYHFYVRGWITISQRYKLRNLLLDLLDCTSQVPAFRLDEMENEELAEQLYKSLKGRRYLIVMDDVWNAEAWNDVRRCFPNDNNGSRVMVTSRILKVARFISPLNAPHVMRFLTVDESWKLLQEKLCGLDSRLCCDDEMGWIGKQIAEKCKGLPLAIVMVAGILSKVSATASRWRYVAKSIHSSFVKQEYSRQCLDILALSYKHLPHHLKACFLYMGAFPEDVEIPVWRLIRLWTAEGFIKLESPKTLEWIAREYLQDLIDRSLILVGKRSFGRIKTCSIHDVLRNFCLEEAQREKLLHVVRRFEPHLPPGVHRRLHFHSDIFAYSSYTYSNPYLRSFLSSKACSVLEDSYFVCMGFKLLRVLDVVNYSFYSFPIQVVKLVNLRYLALTVNSELPRSISKLKNLQTLIIYWATKETRTLPLEILKMPILRHIHVKGDVLLFELLIGDQSKKSFQVSKNLQTLCTITISTITLSHGLVAALPNLKTLASNLVTCRNHDPFDADWLGSCLNNLVQMHSLETLKLLFNLSMKNPRPRNSIQLWNAFPPNLKKLTLSRSLLLWEDAKVLAKLPNLEVLKLRDFSFQGPEWETDEEGFHQLKYLLVESRDLVLWKQASTGGYPFPALQHLVLRFCYKLKEIPCEIGDIPTLQVIELHSCSPYASKLARMIQEEQIELGNSCLEVFIHPAR, encoded by the coding sequence ATGGCTTATACTGAAGTCACatctttaatgcaaacattaCAAAGTCTCATCCAACTTCATCCATGTCCAATAAAaccaaaaggaagaaagaaaattgaatgtTTACTACAAAAGGTTAGTTTATTACAAGGCTTTTTTGATGGCAATGGAAAAGATAATGTGGCTATTAAGTATTTAGAAGGTATTATTAGAGATGTTTCATGTAAAGCAGAAGATTTAGTTGAAGAAATTATGTTTGAGTATtcatctagttcaagtttaaagaaGGTTGGATTTAAGTTTCTTGGTAATAATAGAAAGATTAACCTTATTGAAGCTGCAATTAGTAGAGTTTATGATGATATTTCTGCTACTAAAGTAGGTTCAACACCAGGTTCATCTTGTTATAGGGGTTCACATGATGATATCGAACAACCTTTGAGTTCGAAAAAGGATGTTGTAGTTGGTTTAGATGATGATTTTTTAAGTATTGCAGATAAACTAACAGGATATCCTAGTAAGTTAGATGTTGTGGTGATTATCGGTATGGGGGGTATTGGTAAAACTACTCTTGCTAAGAGAATTTATCATGATAAGTTGATAGAGTATCACTTTTATGTTCGTGGATGGATAACTATATCGCAGAGATATAAGTTGAGGAATTTGTTGTTGGATCTTCTGGATTGTACCTCTCAGGTTCCGGCTTTTAGACTTGACGAAATGGAGAATGAAGAGTTGGCTGAACAGTTGTATAAAAGCTTGAAAGGAAGGAGGTATTTGATCGTCATGGATGATGTTTGGAATGCTGAGGCGTGGAATGATGTTAGAAGATGTTTTCCAAATGACAACAATGGAAGTAGAGTAATGGTGACTAGTCGAATCTTGAAAGTTGCGCGGTTTATCAGCCCCCTTAACGCTCCTCATGTAATGCGTTTCTTGACTGTCGATGAAAGTTGGAAGCTGTTGCAAGAGAAGCTTTGTGGATTAGATTCACGCTTGTGCTGTGATGACGAAATGGGATGGATTGGAAAGCAAATCGCAGAAAAATGCAAGGGATTACCATTAGCGATTGTTATGGTAGCAGGAATTCTTTCTAAAGTAAGCGCGACAGCAAGTAGATGGAGATATGTTGCGAAAAGTATTCACTCTTCGTTTGTAAAACAGGAGTACTCGCGGCAATGCTTGGATATACTAGCATTGAGTTACAAGCATTTGCCTCATCATTTGAAAGCTTGTTTTCTTTACATGGGCGCTTTCCCTGAAGATGTTGAGATCCCGGTGTGGAGGCTCATCAGGTTATGGACTGCTGAAGGTTTTATTAAGTTGGAATCGCCGAAGACTTTGGAATGGATAGCACGAGAATATTTGCAGGATCTCATCGACAGAAGCCTAATTTTAGTCGGCAAGAGATCCTTTGGTAGAATCAAAACATGTAGCATTCATGATGTGTTGCGAAACTTTTGCCTAGAAGAAGCTCAACGCGAAAAACTTTTGCATGTTGTGAGAAGGTTCGAACCACATCTTCCTCCAGGCGTTCACAGGCGCCTACATTTCCATTCGGACATTTTTGCCTACTCCTCCTACACGTATTCTAATCCATACCTTAGATCTTTCTTGTCGTCAAAAGCATGCTCGGTTTTAGAGGATTCCTACTTCGTTTGTATGGGCTTCAAATTGCTTCGCGTGTTGGATGTAGTTAACTATTCCTTTTATAGTTTCCCCATTCAGGTCGTAAAACTAGTTAACTTGAGGTACCTTGCACTCACCGTCAATTCTGAGCTTCCTAGATCGATATCCAAGCTCAAGAATCTACAAACTTTAATCATCTATTGGGCGACCAAGGAGACGCGCACTCTTCCATTGGAAATTCTGAAGATGCCTATACTAAGGCACATCCATGTGAAAGGAGATGTTTTGTTATTTGAACTCCTCATCGGCGATCAATCTAAAAAGAGCTTTCAAGTCTCGAAGAATCTTCAAACACTTTGCACTATAACTATTAGCACAATCACCTTATCCCATGGACTCGTTGCTGCATTACCTAACCTAAAGACATTGGCATCCAATCTAGTAACCTGTCGAAACCATGATCCATTCGATGCGGATTGGCTTGGCAGTTGTCTCAACAACCTAGTGCAGATGCACTCACTTGAAACTCTGAAGTTGCTGTTCAACTTGTCAATGAAAAATCCTCGTCCGCGTAACTCTATCCAACTCTGGAATGCATTCCCTCCGAATCTCAAGAAGTTGACTTTGAGCCGCAGCCTTCTGCTATGGGAAGATGCTAAAGTTCTCGCGAAGCTACCAAATCTTGAAGTTCTCAAACTGAGAGATTTTTCGTTTCAAGGTCCAGAATGGGAAACCGACGAAGAGGGGTTTCATCAACTCAAATATCTGTTGGTTGAGAGCAGAGATTTGGTTCTCTGGAAGCAAGCCAGTACAGGTGGTTATCCATTTCCAGCACTTCAACATTTAGTCTTGAGGTTTTGCTACAAGCTAAAAGAAATCCCTTGTGAAATCGGAGATATCCCAACGTTGCAAGTCATCGAGTTGCATTCTTGTAGCCCTTACGCCTCGAAGCTTGCTAGAATGATTCAAGAAGAGCAAATTGAACTGGGCAACAGTTGCCTTGAAGTTTTCATTCATCCAGCTAGATAG
- the LOC107846087 gene encoding putative late blight resistance protein homolog R1B-16 isoform X2 — protein MAYTEVTSLMQTLQSLIQLHPCPIKPKGRKKIECLLQKVPAFRLDEMENEELAEQLYKSLKGRRYLIVMDDVWNAEAWNDVRRCFPNDNNGSRVMVTSRILKVARFISPLNAPHVMRFLTVDESWKLLQEKLCGLDSRLCCDDEMGWIGKQIAEKCKGLPLAIVMVAGILSKVSATASRWRYVAKSIHSSFVKQEYSRQCLDILALSYKHLPHHLKACFLYMGAFPEDVEIPVWRLIRLWTAEGFIKLESPKTLEWIAREYLQDLIDRSLILVGKRSFGRIKTCSIHDVLRNFCLEEAQREKLLHVVRRFEPHLPPGVHRRLHFHSDIFAYSSYTYSNPYLRSFLSSKACSVLEDSYFVCMGFKLLRVLDVVNYSFYSFPIQVVKLVNLRYLALTVNSELPRSISKLKNLQTLIIYWATKETRTLPLEILKMPILRHIHVKGDVLLFELLIGDQSKKSFQVSKNLQTLCTITISTITLSHGLVAALPNLKTLASNLVTCRNHDPFDADWLGSCLNNLVQMHSLETLKLLFNLSMKNPRPRNSIQLWNAFPPNLKKLTLSRSLLLWEDAKVLAKLPNLEVLKLRDFSFQGPEWETDEEGFHQLKYLLVESRDLVLWKQASTGGYPFPALQHLVLRFCYKLKEIPCEIGDIPTLQVIELHSCSPYASKLARMIQEEQIELGNSCLEVFIHPAR, from the exons ATGGCTTATACTGAAGTCACatctttaatgcaaacattaCAAAGTCTCATCCAACTTCATCCATGTCCAATAAAaccaaaaggaagaaagaaaattgaatgtTTACTACAAAAG GTTCCGGCTTTTAGACTTGACGAAATGGAGAATGAAGAGTTGGCTGAACAGTTGTATAAAAGCTTGAAAGGAAGGAGGTATTTGATCGTCATGGATGATGTTTGGAATGCTGAGGCGTGGAATGATGTTAGAAGATGTTTTCCAAATGACAACAATGGAAGTAGAGTAATGGTGACTAGTCGAATCTTGAAAGTTGCGCGGTTTATCAGCCCCCTTAACGCTCCTCATGTAATGCGTTTCTTGACTGTCGATGAAAGTTGGAAGCTGTTGCAAGAGAAGCTTTGTGGATTAGATTCACGCTTGTGCTGTGATGACGAAATGGGATGGATTGGAAAGCAAATCGCAGAAAAATGCAAGGGATTACCATTAGCGATTGTTATGGTAGCAGGAATTCTTTCTAAAGTAAGCGCGACAGCAAGTAGATGGAGATATGTTGCGAAAAGTATTCACTCTTCGTTTGTAAAACAGGAGTACTCGCGGCAATGCTTGGATATACTAGCATTGAGTTACAAGCATTTGCCTCATCATTTGAAAGCTTGTTTTCTTTACATGGGCGCTTTCCCTGAAGATGTTGAGATCCCGGTGTGGAGGCTCATCAGGTTATGGACTGCTGAAGGTTTTATTAAGTTGGAATCGCCGAAGACTTTGGAATGGATAGCACGAGAATATTTGCAGGATCTCATCGACAGAAGCCTAATTTTAGTCGGCAAGAGATCCTTTGGTAGAATCAAAACATGTAGCATTCATGATGTGTTGCGAAACTTTTGCCTAGAAGAAGCTCAACGCGAAAAACTTTTGCATGTTGTGAGAAGGTTCGAACCACATCTTCCTCCAGGCGTTCACAGGCGCCTACATTTCCATTCGGACATTTTTGCCTACTCCTCCTACACGTATTCTAATCCATACCTTAGATCTTTCTTGTCGTCAAAAGCATGCTCGGTTTTAGAGGATTCCTACTTCGTTTGTATGGGCTTCAAATTGCTTCGCGTGTTGGATGTAGTTAACTATTCCTTTTATAGTTTCCCCATTCAGGTCGTAAAACTAGTTAACTTGAGGTACCTTGCACTCACCGTCAATTCTGAGCTTCCTAGATCGATATCCAAGCTCAAGAATCTACAAACTTTAATCATCTATTGGGCGACCAAGGAGACGCGCACTCTTCCATTGGAAATTCTGAAGATGCCTATACTAAGGCACATCCATGTGAAAGGAGATGTTTTGTTATTTGAACTCCTCATCGGCGATCAATCTAAAAAGAGCTTTCAAGTCTCGAAGAATCTTCAAACACTTTGCACTATAACTATTAGCACAATCACCTTATCCCATGGACTCGTTGCTGCATTACCTAACCTAAAGACATTGGCATCCAATCTAGTAACCTGTCGAAACCATGATCCATTCGATGCGGATTGGCTTGGCAGTTGTCTCAACAACCTAGTGCAGATGCACTCACTTGAAACTCTGAAGTTGCTGTTCAACTTGTCAATGAAAAATCCTCGTCCGCGTAACTCTATCCAACTCTGGAATGCATTCCCTCCGAATCTCAAGAAGTTGACTTTGAGCCGCAGCCTTCTGCTATGGGAAGATGCTAAAGTTCTCGCGAAGCTACCAAATCTTGAAGTTCTCAAACTGAGAGATTTTTCGTTTCAAGGTCCAGAATGGGAAACCGACGAAGAGGGGTTTCATCAACTCAAATATCTGTTGGTTGAGAGCAGAGATTTGGTTCTCTGGAAGCAAGCCAGTACAGGTGGTTATCCATTTCCAGCACTTCAACATTTAGTCTTGAGGTTTTGCTACAAGCTAAAAGAAATCCCTTGTGAAATCGGAGATATCCCAACGTTGCAAGTCATCGAGTTGCATTCTTGTAGCCCTTACGCCTCGAAGCTTGCTAGAATGATTCAAGAAGAGCAAATTGAACTGGGCAACAGTTGCCTTGAAGTTTTCATTCATCCAGCTAGATAG
- the LOC107847846 gene encoding protein RDM16 isoform X1, translated as MEKEKSKEKSRRDYGDKYHHSSSKDKKHYEDDHDHRHRSSKHRSEREGSRDRGRDYHDRKRKERSVSVEDRSSNGDEKKRPRVSDDGDRRRDKEDEGSRRERRRRFEDKAAAKEGDPTADDAPFGSIAKGVTMESYNVTPRTLSDNSLGHGDSPVTKVSLLSTENKGVNINGSHQVPEKSSTDGTASGAGKSGSLSLDALAKAKRALQMRKELAEKLKKIPALNKNKGPSFTGEELPQVGPKERLQPSANAGIFPTPVASSDAGVLPTPGSAPGTSILATAASTNQPPSGLPHLVGLTAQKYEAVKRAQELAAKMGFRQDPEFAPLINMFPGQMAPEATLQSKPAKAPVLRLDALGREIDEQGNIVNMPKPSSTLKVNINKKKQEAFQILKPEFEVDPEKNPHFDPAMGIDKNKILRPKRMTFQFVEEGKWSRDAEIIKLKSQFGEARERELKAKQAQLTKAKAEPDINPNLIEVSERVITKEKQKEPIPEVEWWDAPLLRTGTYGDVVDGIVTNEQLKFEKITIYVEHPRPIEPPAEPTPPPPQPLKLTKKEQKKLRTQRRLAREKERQEMIRQGLVEPPKPKVKMSNLMKVLGSEATQDPTKLEMEIRSAAAEREQAHVDRNIARKLTPDERREKKERKLFDDPNIAPETIVSVYKINDLSHPQTRFKVDVNAQENHLTGCAVISEGISVVVVEGGKKSIKRYGKLMLRRIDWAAASKKEDDEGEGEDEDDDKPLNKCVLVWQGSVAKSSFNRFFVHDCRTEAAARKVFADAGVPHYWDLAENFKDDEF; from the exons ATGGAGAAAGAGAAATCGAAAGAGAAATCAAGGAGGGATTACGGAGACAAATACCACCATAGCAGCTCGAAGGATAAGAAGCACTATGAAGATGACCATGACCATCGGCATCGTAGTTCCAAACATAGATCCGAAAGAGAGGGAAGCCGAGACAGAGGTCGTGATTATCACGATAGGAAGAGGAAAGAGCGGTCAGTAAGTGTGGAGGATAGAAGTAGTAATGGGGATGAGAAGAAGAGACCTAGGGTTTCTGATGATGGAGATCGGAGGAGGGATAAGGAGGATGAGGGGAGTAGAAGAGAGAGGAGAAGGAGGTTTGAGGATAAAGCAGCAGCTAAGGAAGGTGACCCAACTGCTGATGATGCTCCTTTTGGTTCCATTGCTAAG GGTGTGACAATGGAATCATACAATGTGACACCAAGGACTTTGTCTGATAACAGCTTGGGTCATGGTGATTCTCCAGTTACCAAGGTATCTTTGCTTTCTACTGAAAATAAGGGAGTTAATATTAACGGATCTCATCAGGTTCCTGAGAAATCTAGTACAGATGGGACAGCTTCTGGTGCTGGCAAGAGTGGGAGCTTATCCCTTGATGCTTTAGCAAAAGCGAAGAGAGCTTTACAAATGCGAAAGGAGTTGGCTGAGAAGCTTAAGAAGATACCTGCA TTGAACAAGAACAAGGGTCCCAGCTTTACTGGAGAGGAACTTCCACAGGTGGGACCCAAGGAGAGGCTTCAACCTTCGGCTAATGCAGGAATTTTTCCCACTCCAGTTGCATCTTCGGATGCAGGGGTATTGCCAACTCCTGGTTCAGCACCAGGCACATCAATTTTGGCTACTGCAGCTTCTACAAATCAACCACCCAGTGGTTTGCCTCATCTTGTGGGGCTGACAGCACAAAAATATGAAGCGGTAAAACGTGCACAGGAGCTTGCTGCTAAAATGGGATTCCGGCAGGACCCAGAGTTTGCTCCACTCATAAACATGTTTCCTGGGCAAATGGCACCAGAGGCTACCCTTCAGTCAAAACCTGCAAAAGCCCCTGTTCTTCGATTGGATGCCCTAGGCAGGGAAATCGATGAACAGGGAAATATTGTCAATATGCCTAAGCCATCTAGCACCCTTAAG GTGAACATCaataaaaagaaacaagaagCATTTCAAATTCTCAAACCTGAATTTGAGGTTGATCCTGAGAAAAATCCTCATTTTGATCCAGCCATGGGCATTGACAAGAACAAAATTTTGAGGCCCAAGAGGATGACGTTTCAGTTTGTGGAGGAAGGCAAATGGTCCAGAGATGCAGAAATAATCAAGTTAAAG AGCCAATTTGGTGAAGCAAGAGAAAGAGAGCTAAAGGCAAAGCAAGCACAGTTGACCAAGGCTAAAGCAGAGCCTGACATAAATCCGAATCTCATTGAGGTATCGGAAAGGGTTATCACCAAGGAAAAACAGAAGGAACCTATTCCTGAAGTTGAGTGGTG GGATGCTCCTTTGTTACGAACTGGTACTTATGGGGATGTAGTTGATGGCATCGTAACCAACGAACAGTTGAAGTTTGAAAAGATCACCATATATGTTGAACACCCTCGCCCTATTGAGCCTCCCGCTGAACCAACTCCACCTCCTCCCCAACCATTGAAACTAACCAAGAAGGAGCAAAAGAAACTTCGAACCCAGCGAAGACTGGCAAGGGAGAAAGAAAGACAAGAAATGATACGACAAGGCCTGGTAGAACCACCAAAGCCGAAAGTTAAAATGAGCAATCTAATGAAAGTTCTTGGCTCAGAAGCTACACAGGATCCTACAAAGCTTGAAATGGAGATTAGAAGTGCTGCTGCTGAGCGTGAGCAGGCTCATGTAGACAGGAATATTGCTCGTAAGCTTACTCCTGATGAGCGTCGTGAGAAAAAAGAGAGGAAACTTTTTGATGACCCAAACATCGCTCCGGAGACTATTGTTTCTGTATACAAAATTAATGACCTCTCCCACCCCCAAACTCGCTTCAAAGTTGATGTTAATGCTCAGGAGAACCACTTGACCGGGTGTGCAGTCATCTCAGAAGGTattagtgttgttgttgttgaaggtgGGAAAAAATCAATCAAGCGATATGGGAAACTTATGCTTCGGAGAATCGATTGGGCAGCTGCCAGCAAGAAAGAAGACGATGAAGGTGAAGGTGAAGATGAAGACGATGATAAGCCTCTCAACAAGTGTGTGTTGGTCTGGCAAGGGAGCGTTGCTAAGTCGAGCTTCAACAGGTTTTTTGTTCATGACTGCAGAACTGAGGCTGCTGCTCGTAAAGTTTTCGCTGACGCTGGGGTTCCTCATTACTGGGATCTCGCTGAAAACTTCAAAGATGACGAATTTTAA